The DNA window CCCTTCGATGCAAACGTTCTGATATTTCATGCCGACTCAAATGACCAAGAACTCGCGTGCTTAAAGGGTTAATCATACCGGCTTTAAGCCACTTACGAAACCAACATCGAATTTGAATTCGACGATGCCCCACCGATGGCAAATCAGAAATGACGGCGTCGCTAGCTGGAAGATTTGGCGACAGCGTCTTGCTAGCGGCACAAGATATAGAAAATGCTTGGCAAGCTTTAACGGATCAGTAGACTTCTCCACATCTTGTGATTGATCTGGGAACGCGACGGAACGTTGCGATCTGATCAAGGCTCATGATAGGGAGGTCATCGCTTCAGCCAAACCCAGGACGGGTATCTGCGATTCGCTTGGTGCGATACTGCTATGTTGTCGGACTAACTGCATAGAGGTATCGGCATACCACCGGTAAAAGTTTTGGACGAACTTTGCCATTTGCCAGGCAGACTATCGCAAATTCTCTTTTTTGGGCCAAGCCGAAAGCGGGCGATCTATTGGGTCTTGGGAAGATTTTCCTTTATTGGTGCATGACGCGCCCGAGGAGTCCCCAGATGTTTTCAAAACCTGTTATTGGTTTGAATGCTAACTTTCGGAATGCAACCCATGATCGGCCTGCATTCTCCTTCATTTCCGCCGGTTACTTCGATGCAGTGATTCGTGCGGGTGGGATTCCTGTGGTCCTTCCTCCTGTTGGCAACGCCGAAGATCAGCAAGCTGTTTTGCAGCGGCTGGACGGGGTGGTGTTGATCGGTGGCCCGGATTTGGATCCTAATCGGGATGGCTTCATGCGTCACGCTTCCATTCGAATGATGGAACCGCGTCGAGAAGAAGCAGACCGTTCAATGATGAAAATGATCGCGCAGATGCGTTTGCCGGTATTCGGTATTGGTGTCGGTATGCAATTGATCAACGTTGCCATGGGTGGCAATCTGTTCATGCATATTCCGGAAGACCTGCCGGGTGCGTTGCCGCATCACGACACGATCGACAAGCATCACCGCCATGGACTGGAAGTGGTTCCTGGCACCCTGATGGAAAAAATCTTCGGCGATGGCGAAGTTCGCGTGAACAGCAGCCATCACATGGCGATCGACGAATTGGCCCCAGGTTTCATGGTCTCGGCACGTAGTCCAGACGGTGTGATCGAAGCAATCGAATCGGCCCACGATGATTGGTTCGCCATCGGTACGCAATTCCATCCGGAAGCCGAGTCGGCTTCGGCGTTGGATCAGCGGATTTTTGAAGAGTTCGTCGAAGGCGTTGTCACGGGTAAAACCAACAACGTCGGCGTTGCTGCTGCCTAGTGCAAGGGAGCAGATCGCACGATCAGCCAGGGGAAAGCAGGAACCGCAGGCCATTGGTTCCTGCTTCCCTCTCTTTTTATTCTTCGAGGAAACTTCCCTTCTAACCGTTCGGGGCTTGCATGCCTCCTAATACGCTCGGATTTTCGAGTTTTGCGGATCACGCGCGGCGCTATTTCGTTGGCACCGCGATGACTCCTTGTCTGCGCTTTACCAGCGGGGCAATCTTGAAAGTCGACGGGCGCGGCCTGAATGCAGGCTTTGAACTGATTCAACAATTGAATGTTCGCACGCCTCCTGATGTTCGCGCGCTCCTCGAGCAGGGCGGGGCAGGGCTCGCGGCCGGCTCTCAGCTTCCCGGCATGGCCTCGCGTTTAGTGGCGGAACTACAAGTTGTGAACGTCGAGCGGCTGCTCAACTCGTGCGGTGTCTCGGCGGAAAAGGTCTCGGCCATCGGACAGCGCGGCCCGGTCGTGGGGCGCGAATACTGGAAACAAACGGGCGCCTCGCTCACCATTGGCGACCCAGCTATCTTGGCGGAAGCAACCGGCGTGACGGTTATCGATCACTTCGAGCAACGCGACGTTGTCAAAGGTGGTACGGCCCGCGGAATCGACGTGTTGCCGATGTGGTTACTGCTGACCAAAGCAGTTGATTCGTACAGTGCTCGTCCGACGGTGGTCGTTCGCCTTGATCAAGCGATTGAACTGTTTTACCTGCCCGCGCGACGTAAGAACCGGCACGTTCCGGCGCTGGCTTATCGCAACATCGGCCCTGGCTTCGCTCTGCTGCAGAAGCTACAAGAGTTGTGCGATAATAAGTACGACCAAACTCAATCGTTGGGCGCCTCCTTAACTCGGATCATGGAGGAGGAAAAAGCGAGCGAAGTTTCGACCGACTCTGCCGATCAAATGAATCGCCTGATCGAGTCGATCACCAACCAATTGCCGGAATTGCTCGCCTCGAGCGTAACGCTCAATCAAGCGATGGAAGTATACTGGGCCGAACTTATCCATGGCCAGATCTTGGAACACTTTCCTACGACGCCTGAGTTCGCGGAGATCGTTATCTTAGGACGCGGAGCCCGTCGCGAGGCACTCGTCAAACGACTCTCGGAGAAGTTCGCTGGCATACCGCTCTCGACGGAAGTCTCCCGTGGGTGGATCTCCGGCGCGACCGGAGCCTCGATTGCCGCCATCTTTGCCGCGATGCATGTCGATCAGGTAAGTGGCAACCTGCCCGATTTAACGGGGGCAACCGCCGCCCGGGTGCTCGGACGGATTACGCCTGGCAACCCCGCCAACTGGCGCGGGCTACTTACGCAGATGGAAGTTGCTTCTCATCAAACGGTGCCTCTCCGCGAAGCGGTTTAGATTCCTTTGAGGGTCGGCAAAGTATTTCTTCCGTTCTCCTAACTAACGACCGTCTCTTAAGCGTGCTCCTGAGAGTCCATCGGGGTCGTCATCGTCGTCGTTTATCTTTTGAATCGATTTCTCAATATCGTAATCGACACGGCTAAAGATAATCGTGTCTTCTTCCAACAACACGTAAGACGGACGCCGATCGCCATCGCGAGGCTGACCGACCGACCCTACGTTGCAGATTGTCTTGCCAGGGCCAAGCTGATACTGGTAATCACACTGTTCCGGAGAAAGGAAAGCCCATTCCTGCTCGTCGTGGGGATAAAAAATGCCTGGCACGTGGGTGTGGCCGCAAAAGCAGAGCCTTTCGAATCCCTGCGCGACAGCATCCAACTTGCGAGGATTGTAGATGTCTTCAGGAAACAGATACTCATTCACCGGATCACGCGGGCTGCCATGTAGGTACAATGCTTGGCCATCGACATGCTTGTAGGGGAGATCACGAAGAAATGCACCAACCGTTGCCTCCTTACCCGTTTTCAGTAGCCGTTGGCGAAAGTTGAAGATCGAACGTTTGGCGGCGTGAGCGGTCCAGCCTTCAAGGTCGTCGCTTTGCATTGCGGCCAGATCGAAGTTGCCGAGCAACACAACCGGCCATGCCATTGCGTGCTCGACACAAGCAATTGGATCGGTCCCATAGCCAACTAGATCACCAAGGCAAAACACCTCCCGGACGCCGAAAGAAGCCATGTCGGCGAGAACCGCTTCTAAAGCTTCGAGGTTGCCATGAATATCACTCAAGATGGCCCGCATGATAGGCTTTCCACGTTTCGCTGAATCGATTGTCTGTTCGGATTATCACCTGATTCAAACAATCGAGCCATGATCGGGCCTAAAATCATTGGTTGCTCACGCAACAACGTCAACGAATCTGAGCCTGTTCGATTTCTTCCAAGGCAAGATAGGCGTTGTTGATGCTGCCACCAGAGAGCTTTCTTCGCCACGAATTGGAGTTCGGGTTGCCGGTTCGTACCACATACCAGAACAGTCCGGCCGAGATCAGAAATCCCAACCCGCCAACGGCAAGGGAAAGATAAAGTGCTTGCGGATGCAGCACGATGTCGAAACCGAGAGCGACAGCGACCGGAATCCACATCAGCCACCACACGAAGCCAATAATCGTGGCGGCATTGAGGTAACGCGCCTGCAGATTGTCGAGCTTACGACGGATGTCAACGACTGATTTCGAGTAATCGATGCGACGGATGCGGGTGCAAACCATCGCTGATTGGGCGATCACCAATACGCCGTACACATGCAGAATCAAGCCGCATGCCAAGCGATGAGGAACATAGGTATTTTGTGTCCAGCAGAACGCTCCGAGTACAACGAGTGCGATGCCGACGAGTAGTTGCACAATTTGTCCGCGAAACAGTGGCCGCAGCGAATTCTCGACGCGCTCCATCAATTGACGACGTGTCAGCAGCAAGCGGCCGGCTAACTCCTGTTCGGCCATGCTGACGGATGACTGCTGACTTGAAGACGCGACATCTCTGGCCACCGTTTCTGCCATCGTGGCACGAGATGTCGATGTGATCGATTGCACGTCTGATTTAATCTGGCTGGCGTGTTGATAGCGACGCTGCGGTTCTTTTTCCAACGTTCGTAGAACCACTTCATCCAGTCGCACATCAATGGCGACTTTTTGCGAAGGAGCCGCGAAACGCCCGATCGGGAGTTCCCCGGTCAGCATTTCGTAGAAGACGACACCCAGCGAATAGATGTCGGCCCGATGGTCAATATTCCGCGATCCTTCCAAGTGTTCTGGGGCCATGTAACGCGGCGTACCCATCACTTGGTGCGTCCCCGTGAGCATGTCGGGCTGGCTCTCGCTGCCCAGAATACGCGAGAGCCCAAAGTCGGCGATCTTCACGGTGCCGTCCATCGCCAGCAAGATGTTTTCTGGCTTGACGTCGCGATGGATTACTCCTTTGTCGTGCGCGTACTGCAGGGCGTCGCACAGATGGGGAACGATCGCCAACGCATGGGCTGGCGCCAATTGACCTGCTTTCACCACTTCGCGAAGCGTCGACCCGTCGACGTATTCCATTAGAAAGTAATAGGTATTCTCGACATTGCCGAACTCAAATACCGAAACAATGTTTGGGTGGCTAAGCCGAGCCAGCGTTCGTGCTTCTCGAGTAAATCGCAGCGCGAACTTAACATCATGCCCCAGTTCTTCTGGTAAGATCTTCAAGGCGACCACGCGGTCCAGCCCTGGCTGACGAGCTTTGTAAACGGCGCCCATTCCGCCAGCCCCGATCAGTTCCATGATCTCGAGGGCAGGGAACAACTCGGCCAGTCGTCCTACGGTTGGAGGTTGAAAACCGCCCGTTGCCGAAACGCCTTCGCTCAGGGCGTCCCGAATAACCGATGAGCTCTCGGGGAAGCGATCGAGATACTGCTGCGCAATCGGCGCTTCCCCTCGTCGCCGCCGATAATCGACATCGAGCACGATCAGTTCGGCCAGCAGGACGTCTCGTTCGATCGCGGAAAGATTGTCCGTCAGAACCGATTCGATGGTCGGTTCTTCATTGGCTTGCCAACGCCGTTCAAAGTCGGCGCAGAGATCGTCAATGTGTTCCAGGACGGCGATCGGTAGTTTCTTCTGGCGGATGTTCATGGGGTTCGACTAATTCCTGCTGGCATTTTTCTCGAATCAGGTGCAAACGACGCTCGATCGTCCGCTCCGAGCAACCAAATCGCCGGGCTAACTCAGCGTTGGAATACCCTTCTAACTTGGCACCCGCCAAATCTCGGAGCTGCCCGACACCTAAATGAGAAAAAAATTGCTCTACCGATTCCTGCATCATCAGCACCATTTCGGGGGATGGCTCGTCACCGATCGCTTCGATGATGCTGCCATCCTCGGCCGCTTGGTCCAAAGAATGGAGCATGACCTTGCCCCCACGCCGCTGCCGAGCATCATGCCGCCGCTTATCGATCACCTTGCGGGCCGACATTCGCAACAGCAGCCTCCACAGATCGTCCCGGTCCGCGAGATCGGGAAAATTCCCGTTCTCAGCCGCGTTATAGAAGCTATCGAAAACGCTCAGCACGATATCTTCTTCATCCGAAACGGCCCGGTTCTGCCCAACCAACCGTCCACGAACGGCCCGCACAAGCCGATCGAAATACAACCGCCAAATCTGGTTCGCCGCCGCTGAATCCCCGGCCTTCACCAAATCGATCCAATGGCTGACGTTTGTGGATTTGGACATCGAGGTTAGCGTTCGGAGAGATGAAGATCAAAGAACCGAGGAGTGTGGTTCCTATGGTACCATACCCATCCGAGGAATCGAGCTTTCGAGACGAAATGCGAGCGAAGCAGAATTAAGTCAGACGATGCCGAAGTTGGCAATCGCTGACGCTATGGAATCGATTATCGTCAAAGTTATACCCAGTGATGTTGCAGTTCGTCGCGGAACGGAATGTTCTCTAACCATTCTTGCAGTGTGGGCGAAAGTGAAGTGACATCGTAGAACGGTTGGTTACCTTCATTGCTGCGAACCCACTGGTAAAGTCCCTTGTCCCATGGCAGGCCGCGATTGGGATCGAACTCTGCGACTAGTTCCGGGGCATACCAGCGGCACAACTCATAGAGGCCATGTGGTTCCAGGCAGATATATTTGAATAGATCGTAAAGCTGCGAGATCTTACGACTAGTGTCGATGAAGGAATTGAGTCCTTTCGCAACTTGCGTCGGATCGGCATCGTATATTCCCTGCAGCGTGGCATACAGACATACGATATGCTTCTTCGGTTTGCTCCAGGACGCGTACTCAGCAATCGCCGCAGCAAGCCGTTCACGATCGCGGCTGATGACGGCAGTGATCCCGGCATGTAACAGTCTCTCTGCCCGTGGCCCACGTTGGGCGTGAGCTGGCGTGACAGACGTGTAATGTTGAAAAAGGGGAATGTCACCCGATGCGAGGATGCGTAACATGTCATTCGCACCGCTAAGAAAGTCATCACATTCGTCGCGTGTTCCCCACCAATAGCTGAGTCGACCAAACGTGCTTGCTGAACGTGCGAGTTCTTCTGGATTGTCGTCGAGAATGCGTTTTCCGTAACCACGTTCAAGCAACGGATAACCACGCATGAGGCTCTGAGTCGCATGCGCGATGTGCTGATCTTCGGTCCAATCAACATCTCGCATTCGGTGGACGCCAAGTAGTTCTGGGAAGTACATCTCCTGTTTGGCCGAGAAATAGTCGTGAAGCGATTGGCCCGCACCGTAACTGTCTACGAGGACCTCGATATCGCGCTGATACTTTTTCGGAAGTGAGTCAATCATGCTGTTGGCTACGGAAAGTAAGAAACGGTCATGATCGGTCTCAATGCAGAATGAGATTCCATGGCGTGACGGTCCAAAGCGGAAATGCGACGATCGTTCCGAGCAAGACTGCCAAACCCGCCAACAGCGCTACGAAGGATATCGAATTTCGTCGAGTCACAAACGCCAAGGGCCAAACCAGAATCACGAATGTCAACCACATCGCGAAGAGGAAGAACATAAATCCAAAGACGGCGTACTTCTCTTGCCCAAGTAACGTAAGCATGTCACGCGGAGGGCTATAAGGGATTCGCACCAGTTCCAACAGAAGCCACTCGACGACCACAACCACAATCGTGGCGATCACCATCCCTATGCGTAATCGCGAAGCCCTTTCTGTTTCTACTGAGGATTCCGAGTCGCTCATCGCCGTGTGTCCATCGTTTTCGTCACCCTTCGATTCCTGAGGAAGATTTCGGGAACATTGGGTTCTCACAATCCTCGTGACTGTTCGATCTTCCTTGGTAACGCCAACAGGTCATCTCGAGAACCGATCGCCCATCCGTGATAGTTGTCGGTGATTTCGTACCAATCCATCGAGCCCTCTCGCTTATCTAGGCGAATGTTCAAACTGTTGGCCGACTGCTGCGAGAATCAAGGAGATCGGCTGGCGGACATCATCCTTGATCGTCCGTCGAAACGAGTTAATCGCACAAGCGAAGGAAATTGTCGCGAGCGTCGATGTTGAAATAGGGGAATAGGGATCACCCGTAAGGGACAGCACGCAAAATTCACTCGACTCAGCGGCCCACATGCCAGGCTCATCAAACCATACATCACCGTATTCTTCGTGAAACCAATGTAACTGCTTCGTGAGATCGATGGTATCAAGGGCCTGTTGCTTATGTTGATCAGACGGAGCCGCTATCCACTTGGCAACCGCTTCTAATTGCTGCGTAGGTGGTTGCGAGTCAACGAGCGATTCGAGGGCCATTTCCGGCGACTCTCGAAGCCAGGCATCCCAGTGTTGGCGAGCCTGTTGCGCGGCTGCATAGGTCGCGGCAACGAGATACCACGGCCCGACGGAAGCAAGCTGTTCCATCCAAACGTTGAGGTTCACTAGCATCGGCCCAGGTCCGGGCCAGGAATCATCCACTTCACGCGACTCGGCCAGCCACTCGAGATCCCGAAGCAAGTCACGATTCTCTGGCAGTCCATTTCGGTCGTTTGATAGCGGACTCATCGATGCCTACATGCCTCACTCCAAGTGGCCAACGGGTTAACAGTCTGTTGAATTTCTCAGATCGGCTACGCCATTGAGATTGGGGCGATTGCGGCGTTGTGAATTCCTCGACCTATCTAGTGGATATGCCTGCGGACTCACGCCTTGCCCTCGCCCCAATCTCAATTACTCGCTAACGAAGCAGAAAATCAACAGGCTGTTACGCCCAGATGATACCACACCCAAGTCACGCAGATCGAGTTCGCCGTTGCTCTTGCCGGTCAACCGTTGGACATGATCTGCTCGACCTCTTCCTCGGAATACATGAACAGCGGGCGAATCTCGATTTCGGAGTCCTCGGCCGTTGGGCAGCGTTTTACCCAGGCAATCGCTGCTTCCATCGACCTTTGTTTCCCCGGAATTGAAGCTCCGATCTAAGAGGGGGCGAGCGACGCAAGACAATCATCGTTGGAGCTGACGATCAAAAAAGTCAAGTACAACTTTAATCCTCTCGGGCGTAAAGAACTTCGGTCCTCCGTGTCCGGCGTCTTGCACAATCACCAGTCGGCCACTCAGACCCAACTGATTATAGAGCGTCTCCATGCGTTTGCTCTGGTCGATAAGCACTCGCTTGTCGTTCGAGCCATGAAAGATTAACAGCGGCGGAGCATTCTTGGTCACATAGGTTGCAGGGCTTGCGAATCGTTCGGCCTCAGGTGTGATCTTTCCGCTTTTCAGGCCGCCCAACAAAGCAAAGCTTCCAGCTTTTTCGGAGTAAGCGATTTCCGGCTGTGTCTTTCCTCGCAGTTCAAAATCGGACGGACCAAAGAAGTCAACGACAGCCTGCACCGCAGAAGATTGGTCGAGATTTCCACCCACTTTTCCTTCCAGATCATCGACACCAGCGGAAACTCCTAACAGTAGCGCGAGATGACCGCCTGCTGAACTGCCACCGACGAAAATCTTAGTTGCGTCGTATCCATATCGATCCGCATTGGCCCGCAGCCATCGGACAGCCGCTTTGCAATCATGAATCTGAGCCGGAAACACGTCCACGTCGGTCAGTCGGTAGCTGATGCTCGCCACCGCGTATCCATGTTCCGTAAGTGTCTTTAGCGGCACGCGTTTCCGTGACCCGCTACGCCATCCACCCCCGTGAATCCACATCAACAGTTGCGGCTTCTTGGTGAGACCGTCTGTGTTTGATGTAGATTCCGGAAGGAAGATATCCAACATCAGTGAATGCCCACCCACTTTCGCAAAGACGACATCTGTATATTCGGTGACAGCGCCTTCCGTATGCGATGTTAGCAGGCAGTCCAGGAAGACACTCATCACGACTAACAGCACGCTTGCAAATCGCAACACGAAGAACCCCGTGAATATAAAGAAACGATGATCGCCACTGATCGCTCCGGCGGTCCGTGTACGACACAAAGATTAACGGAGGCCGCCACGGCCATCATGATTTTTCATCATGATGGAACGCGTTTAAACGTCACAATATACTATTTGTCAGCGGCATTCTGCCTGTTTCGATCAACCTAGTCACATCTGGCCCTGTTGAAAACTACAGGATTTCCATGGATTGGAAAATGATGTCAGGGTGCATGGTTCGTCTTAAAAATTGCCTTACCCGGCCTTTCGCTTGGTCGGAGGGTTAAGTCCAAGATCTGACGGCGGGCTGTTGCGAACGGTTAACAGTCCGCACACGTTTGCCTCCTCCACACGAGATTCCTTGCTTAATGTCCCATTCCTAGTGCTTATAGGGGCCAGCCAGGAGTTTAGGTCCTGCTAGTCGCCGGTAAAGGCCGCCGGTAATAGTTTCAGAGTGATTCGAGAATGAATTCCCCATGGGGCCTGGAAAGTGGACTGAGACTTTGTATCATCAAGGCCTGCTTTGTTGGCCTATCGAGTTCTCAACTCTCCATGATCCCTTATAGAGAAGGCCCCCCGCCGGATGAAGAGAAAAGGTTTTACCCTCGTTGAATTGTTGGTGGTGATTGCCATTATCGGAGTTCTGATTGCCTTGCTATTGCCCGCCGTTCAGCAGGCTCGCGAAGCTGCACGACGCATGCAGTGCACCAATCAGCTCAAGCAGTGGATTCTTGCCACGCATAACTATCACGATACGTTCCGCAAGTTTCCGACCAGTTTCCAGGGCACTGGAGAAAACCAGTGGTCGGCCCAGGCTCGCCTGCTTCCATTTTTGGAGCAAAAGGCCATCGAAACCGAAATTGACTACAGTGTCGACTATCACGAATACCACTACGGTGGTACGCATGAGACGCTAATCAACGGCGTTCCACTGCCTGCTTTGCGGATTGATGCCCTGCTTTGCCCGTCGGAGGTTAAGGATCAGCAGCGTGTCGATGGCTCGGGCCGTCCTGAGAACTATCCTCTGAACTACGCCATCAATATGGGCGTTTGGTACGTCTATAATGGTTCTAGTGGGGGTGAAGGTGCCTTCGTGCCTGGCAAGTACATGCGTATGGCCGACATGACCGACGGAACGAGCAACACGATTGGCTTTTCGGAAGTGAAAGCCTATACCCACTACGATCGGGACAACGGACCCTACGGGGCTTCCGAGATCAATTCGTTTCCGAATGTGGCTTCGTACATCGAATCGAACGTGACCACTTCGACGCGTAACTCTGGGCACACCGAGTGGGTTGACGGTAAGACGCATCAGACTGGCTTTACCGCGTTTTTCCCGCCTAATACCGATTTCAACATTGGTGCTGGTAGCCCAACTCCGGCCGACTTCACCAACAATCGAGAGCACCGAGCTACTAGTAGTTCGCCAACCCTGGCGGCCGTCACCGCTCGAAGTTATCACCCAGGCGTGGTGAACGCGGCGTTCATGGACGGCTCGGTTTCGCGGGTCACGGACACGGTTGACTTGAGCGCCTATCGATCGGCCGCAACTCGCAACGGCGGCGAAGTTTTGAGTCGCGAAGACTTGTAACGCTAGCTACTAAGACCGATTCTGAGCCTAAAGATCATCAGCGCGGTACGCTGGGTTAGCGTCATCGTAACCCAGCGAAGACAAATTGGTGCCTGGCTTATGACTTAGGAAATGGTGTCAGGAAACATTGTTCGTCTTGGAATTTGCCTTCCTCTGACTTTCGAGTAGTCGGAGCGGTGAATCCAGGATCAGGCGGCGGGTTGTTGGGAGCGGTTAAGAGTCCGGACACGTTTGCTTCTTCAGACTTGAAAGAGCCCTTGCCTATGAAAGGCGATGGCCAGTTCGCGAAACACTTGAACGCTTTGCTACGTTAATTCTTCAGGGACACTTTCTGAGCGATAGGGATAAAGGGTGATGCGAATGGAAGCCCCAACCTCCGCAAGCCGTCTTAGTAATTCGGTTGAAAGTCCTTGGTTGAATGCCCACGGATCCGTTCCACAATCGTAGCCGATGTTGAATTCTCGTTTTATACACGTTGCCCAAAGAGATTGCACCGACTCGGTAAGCGAATTAATCACATCGAGCATCTGCAAGATATTCGGATTGGGTTCCGTATACTGTTTGTCTGTCTCGAACGTCGCATACCAAAACCCATTGGGGCTTGGCGTGACATGAAGAGGAGAGATCCCACCTTTTTCGAGGGCCACTGCGAGATCGCTCAAGTCATCTCGGGAAACCAAGTCGAGGTCCGTATTCCGATAACAAGTCATGTTATCCATGATCGCCTACCTGAATGAAAAGTTGCCAGACGAAGTGTAAGATTGTATCCGTTCCGACACATGGCGACCATCGAAAATTCAAATCCCACCCTGAGTCAATTTCGAAGGCACTGGAGATTAGGAAATGGTGTCAGGAAACATTGTTGGTCTTGGAATTTGCCTTCCTCTGACTTTCGAGTAGTCGGAGCGGTGAATCCAGGATCAGGCGGCGGGTTGTTGGGAGCGGTTAAGAGTCCGGACACCTTTGCTTCACAGCATGAAGACGTTTCACGAATGGCTGAGAGAACGGCAGCAACAGGAAGGCTTGTTGCTCAACGCTGACGGCAGGCTCAAGGGCATGTCGCCTGCGAATCCGTTGCCGAGAGATTCAGCGGTGAATAAGAGCTTGAGCAAGAAACCCAAGTCGCCACCGTTAGGCGTGCCACCCGACAAAAGACAACACTGCAAGCCGTGGAAGCCTGCTCAACCGGCCAAGCTGCAACCATTCAACCCAGCACAGCCTGCGAAGATCGTGATGCAGAAGCCGAAGGCAGGGCATTGAAGTGAAGACCTAGCGTCAAGAAGGAGTTGAATGATTGATTGTCAGGTTTGCGATTTGCCCATGTAGGACTCAGGGCTTGAGCCGCCGACATGTGTGCCGTCATGCGGATCAACCACAAACTCAACATGCTTGTTTGCTGGTGAATCCCACGCCCGCCCACGAATGCCTCTTTCTGTGGCTTCGATTATTTCCAAACCATCCCATGATAAACGCTCAGTTATCCAGAGTTGGCCTTCGAGGCCGTACGCTTCTATTTCCGTGAAGTCAACGAAGCAGATCAGTTTGCAACTCGGGATGGCGAAGACTTGCAGCAATGGAGAGCTTTGGATTTCCACGAATTGGCCCTGTGCGGAAACTGGGACCCAGTAACCCTGACCGTTGCTAACGACACAGACAATATCGGGCGAAGGGGTGCCGAAGACACCAGTTAATCCGCCAGCTCCGCTGCGAAAAATGCCAACCCACGGCTCGCCTACTGCCGGATAGACTTCAAGAGCAAGAGGCTCGCCAGAGTGTGTCTCGAACTGTAGTTCGCCCGATCTTGCCTCTGATCTTTGCCAGTCAAAAATGTATCGTTGGAAAGCACTCGATTGCTGTGCCGATGTTTTACAAATGGCATAGTTGGCTTCGAAGCCTAGATTGTCCTGTATAAATGTGGTCACCATATCCGCTCCTACTTCTTGTCCGGTCGAAAGAACCGATGGGTGATTACTTCATTACGGCCAGAGGCTGAGGGACAGCAACAGGAAGGGCTTTGGCTGGGCAATGACAAGCTGGCACAGCCGGGCATGAGCAACATTAAACCGTCGGATCAGCCCAAAGCAAAGAGCGAGAAGCCCAGGCCCACCGCATCGCCAGTGAAGACGCTCAAGGCGAAAACGATGGCCTGATGATCAAGTCCTGCCCAGCATTCATCAAGGCGTAACGGGTGGCTGTTCATCCAGAGAACACGATGCTCCAAGAGCCTCAGCATCTTTACAGAATTTAATGGCATGCTCGACGTCGATAGAGATTGGCTCTCCGTTTAGCAATCGGTCAACAGCGTGCTTAGCGTCGCTCAGACCGCAACCTGTCGTGTCTCTCAAAAGGCGATTGAAAGCTACTTTGTTGAACCCTTCTTGCCAACTCGTGACTCTTACTGTTGTCATGGTTTCTCCTCAATCTACTGTGATGGTGATCGGGCGTGGG is part of the Blastopirellula marina genome and encodes:
- a CDS encoding DUF1559 domain-containing protein, which gives rise to MKRKGFTLVELLVVIAIIGVLIALLLPAVQQAREAARRMQCTNQLKQWILATHNYHDTFRKFPTSFQGTGENQWSAQARLLPFLEQKAIETEIDYSVDYHEYHYGGTHETLINGVPLPALRIDALLCPSEVKDQQRVDGSGRPENYPLNYAINMGVWYVYNGSSGGEGAFVPGKYMRMADMTDGTSNTIGFSEVKAYTHYDRDNGPYGASEINSFPNVASYIESNVTTSTRNSGHTEWVDGKTHQTGFTAFFPPNTDFNIGAGSPTPADFTNNREHRATSSSPTLAAVTARSYHPGVVNAAFMDGSVSRVTDTVDLSAYRSAATRNGGEVLSREDL